The following proteins come from a genomic window of Corallococcus sp. NCRR:
- the sitA5 gene encoding SitA5 family polymorphic toxin: MRRSWLVLSLFLALVGCSSATKAVRLDTGRGAPVVHVPRADGTARPVPLDAGALKEAVARLAPGLRLSPRAQEAARRLFEVEPRSGSYLMDVQRRRITPLGPGEHLSSEQAQPDVELTRAYLRWCGRTGRAGDCLALLKEIPVVSGDARFALALAMAKGAVLEELWDALKDMANPEALMQAALWTAATYALLWTVPEPATKGVAAVISAGLIAYVGIDTFWALIQGFRHLMAESDAALTFDELRGAGERFGKVMGRQAARAFVMLATAAIGSTGATLGAKLPGLPGAAQAAVRAEAEAGVVYAAVGQVETVTIAADGFTVGLAPGAVAMSSNGTHGGGSASTGYKAWQTHRGMTKARGSAGTNREWHHVVEQTEGNVRRFGPEAIHNTENVVALNKTLHDLVSAFYSRKYPLITRSRVLTIREWLSTQSYTAQRDFGLLAIENIKKGIWR, encoded by the coding sequence ATGCGTCGTTCATGGCTGGTGCTGTCCCTGTTCTTGGCGCTGGTCGGGTGTAGCAGTGCGACGAAGGCCGTCCGGCTCGACACGGGGCGCGGTGCGCCTGTCGTCCATGTGCCTCGTGCGGATGGAACGGCCCGGCCGGTCCCGCTGGATGCGGGGGCGCTGAAGGAGGCCGTGGCGCGGCTGGCCCCGGGGCTTCGGTTGTCACCGAGGGCCCAGGAGGCCGCCCGGCGCCTCTTCGAGGTGGAGCCCCGGAGCGGTTCGTACTTGATGGATGTGCAGCGCCGCCGCATCACGCCGCTAGGGCCGGGGGAGCACCTGTCCTCCGAGCAGGCGCAGCCAGACGTGGAGCTGACCCGGGCCTACTTGCGCTGGTGTGGCCGGACCGGACGCGCCGGTGACTGTCTGGCTCTGCTGAAGGAGATCCCAGTTGTCTCTGGGGACGCGCGCTTCGCCCTGGCGCTCGCGATGGCGAAGGGGGCGGTGCTGGAAGAGCTGTGGGACGCACTGAAGGACATGGCGAATCCCGAGGCGCTGATGCAGGCCGCTCTGTGGACAGCGGCCACGTACGCGCTGCTCTGGACGGTGCCTGAGCCCGCGACGAAGGGCGTGGCGGCGGTGATCTCGGCAGGGCTCATCGCCTACGTGGGCATCGACACGTTCTGGGCGCTCATCCAGGGCTTCCGGCACCTGATGGCGGAGTCGGACGCGGCGCTGACGTTCGACGAACTGCGCGGGGCGGGAGAGCGATTCGGCAAGGTGATGGGCCGGCAGGCGGCGCGGGCTTTCGTGATGCTGGCGACGGCGGCCATTGGAAGCACGGGGGCGACGCTGGGGGCAAAGCTCCCGGGCCTGCCAGGGGCAGCCCAGGCCGCGGTCCGGGCCGAGGCGGAGGCCGGGGTGGTCTACGCCGCCGTGGGGCAGGTCGAGACGGTTACCATCGCCGCTGACGGCTTCACGGTCGGCCTCGCGCCGGGCGCCGTGGCCATGTCATCGAATGGAACGCACGGCGGTGGGAGCGCTTCCACTGGATACAAGGCGTGGCAAACACACCGGGGCATGACGAAGGCGCGAGGGAGCGCGGGCACGAACAGGGAGTGGCACCACGTCGTCGAGCAGACCGAGGGGAATGTTCGCCGGTTCGGTCCGGAAGCGATACACAACACCGAGAACGTCGTCGCCCTGAACAAGACGCTCCACGACCTGGTCAGCGCGTTCTACTCCAGGAAGTATCCGCTCATCACTCGTTCACGCGTCCTTACCATTCGAGAGTGGCTGAGCACGCAGTCGTACACAGCCCAACGCGACTTCGGCTTGCTCGCCATTGAAAACATCAAGAAGGGAATCTGGCGATGA
- a CDS encoding type I restriction endonuclease subunit R: MSLHKEISFESEICAHLASHGWLHSDRDATDYDRPRALFPADVLAWVQTTQPKAWETLTKNHGGNARDTLLNRLRDQLNQRGTLDVLRHGIELLGLKQPLKLAEFKPALAINPDILARYEANRLRVVRQVHYSVHNENNIDLVLFLNGVPIATAELKTDFTQSVTDAIDQYRFDRLPHPKGQAAEPLLSFPSGALVHFAVSNSEVHMVTRLDGPATSFLPFNQGDDGGAGNPVNPSGGHRTAYLWEQVWARESWLEILGRYLIGQRDARKQLTRLLFPRYHQLDVTRKLQAAVLADGPGTKYLVQHSAGSGKTNSIAWTAHFLAELHDAQHKKVFDTVLVVSDRNVIDSQLQEAIFDFERTTGVVATITNKDGSKSGKLAEALSGKKKVVVCTVQTFPFAIEEVRRLAATQGKRFAVIADEAHSSQTGETASKLKAVLSPAELAELNDGGEVSSEDLLTAQMSSRANDSGITFVAFTATPKSKTLEIFGTRPDPSRKPAPDNVPVPFHVYSMRQAIEEKFILDVLKNYTPYSLAFKLAHESKAVDEKEVEKSAALKRIMGWVRLHPYNIAEKVRVVVEHYRAHVAPLLDGKAKAMVVVASRLEAVRWQLAIEKYIQEHGYKMGTLVAFSGEVVDPDSGPEPFTENSRTLNPRLKGRDIREAFKEGEYQVLLVANKFQTGFDQPLLCGMYVDKRLAGIQAVQTLSRLNRAHPGKDTTYIVDFVNDAADILEAFKTYYTTAELAATTDPNVVFNLRAKLDAAGYYDDFEVERVVGVELNPGSKQSDLVKAIEPVLDRLMKRFKAAQASFRAANESSDAKARKDAKAELDALVLFKSDMGAFLRLYTFLSQIFDYGSTALEKRAIFYKRLLPLLEFGREREDIDLSKVKLTHYTLKEKAKAPMLLAVGEKPTLYPATEAGAGSVQERERARLNEIIERVNTLFEGELSDQDKLVYVNNVLLGKLLESPTLAQQAANNSKEQFANSPDLQEEIMSAIIAALDAHALMSKQALDSKTVRDGIKDILLNHSMLWEALRARGASDT; this comes from the coding sequence GTGAGCCTCCACAAGGAAATCAGCTTCGAGTCCGAGATCTGCGCCCACCTCGCGTCTCACGGTTGGCTCCACTCGGACCGAGACGCCACCGACTACGACCGTCCACGCGCGCTCTTCCCCGCCGACGTCCTCGCCTGGGTGCAGACCACCCAACCCAAGGCCTGGGAGACGCTGACGAAGAACCACGGCGGCAATGCCAGGGATACGCTGCTCAACCGCCTGCGCGACCAACTCAATCAGCGCGGCACGCTCGACGTCCTGCGCCACGGCATCGAGCTGCTGGGCCTCAAACAGCCGCTCAAGCTGGCCGAGTTCAAACCCGCGCTCGCCATCAACCCCGACATCCTCGCGCGCTACGAAGCCAACCGGCTGCGCGTGGTGCGGCAGGTGCACTACTCCGTCCACAACGAGAACAACATCGACTTGGTGCTCTTCCTCAACGGAGTGCCTATTGCGACGGCCGAGCTGAAGACCGACTTCACCCAGAGCGTCACGGACGCCATCGACCAGTACCGCTTCGACCGCCTGCCGCATCCCAAGGGACAGGCCGCCGAACCGCTGCTCTCCTTCCCGAGCGGAGCGCTGGTGCACTTCGCCGTGAGCAACAGCGAAGTCCACATGGTGACGCGGCTCGATGGCCCGGCGACCAGTTTCCTGCCCTTCAACCAGGGCGACGACGGCGGCGCGGGCAACCCCGTGAACCCATCCGGCGGCCACCGCACCGCCTACCTGTGGGAGCAGGTCTGGGCGCGCGAGAGCTGGCTCGAAATCCTGGGGCGCTACCTGATTGGCCAGCGTGACGCCAGGAAGCAGCTCACCCGGCTCCTCTTCCCGCGCTACCACCAGTTGGACGTCACCCGAAAGCTCCAGGCCGCCGTGCTCGCGGACGGGCCCGGCACGAAGTACCTCGTCCAGCACTCGGCCGGTTCAGGGAAGACGAACTCCATCGCCTGGACGGCGCACTTCCTGGCCGAGCTGCACGACGCCCAGCACAAGAAGGTCTTCGACACGGTGCTGGTCGTCTCCGACCGCAACGTCATCGACTCCCAGCTCCAGGAGGCCATCTTCGACTTCGAGCGCACGACCGGCGTGGTGGCGACCATCACCAACAAGGACGGAAGCAAGAGCGGCAAGCTCGCCGAGGCGCTCTCCGGCAAGAAGAAGGTCGTCGTCTGCACCGTCCAGACGTTCCCCTTCGCCATCGAGGAAGTGCGGCGGCTGGCCGCGACGCAGGGCAAGCGCTTCGCGGTCATCGCCGACGAGGCCCACAGCTCCCAGACGGGAGAGACGGCCTCCAAGCTCAAGGCCGTCCTCTCCCCCGCGGAGCTGGCGGAGCTCAACGACGGCGGCGAGGTGAGCAGCGAGGACCTCCTCACGGCGCAGATGTCCTCACGCGCCAATGACTCGGGCATCACGTTCGTCGCGTTCACTGCTACGCCGAAGAGCAAGACCCTGGAGATCTTCGGCACCCGGCCGGATCCGTCGCGCAAGCCCGCGCCCGACAACGTCCCGGTGCCCTTCCACGTCTACTCCATGCGGCAGGCCATCGAGGAGAAGTTCATCCTCGACGTGCTGAAGAACTACACGCCCTATAGTCTGGCCTTCAAGCTCGCCCACGAAAGCAAGGCGGTGGACGAGAAGGAGGTGGAGAAGAGCGCCGCGCTGAAGCGGATCATGGGCTGGGTGAGGCTCCACCCCTACAACATCGCGGAGAAGGTGCGGGTCGTGGTGGAGCACTACCGCGCGCACGTGGCTCCGCTGCTCGACGGCAAGGCCAAGGCGATGGTCGTCGTCGCCAGCCGGCTGGAGGCCGTGCGCTGGCAGCTCGCCATCGAGAAGTACATCCAGGAGCACGGCTACAAGATGGGGACGCTCGTAGCGTTCTCCGGAGAAGTCGTGGACCCGGACTCCGGTCCGGAGCCATTCACAGAGAACAGCCGGACTCTGAATCCCCGCCTGAAAGGGCGCGACATCCGGGAGGCGTTCAAGGAGGGCGAGTACCAGGTGTTGCTCGTCGCCAACAAGTTCCAGACTGGCTTCGACCAGCCGCTGCTCTGCGGCATGTACGTGGACAAGCGTCTGGCGGGGATCCAGGCGGTCCAGACCCTCTCCCGGCTGAACCGGGCGCACCCGGGCAAGGACACGACGTACATCGTCGATTTCGTCAACGACGCGGCCGACATCCTCGAAGCCTTCAAGACCTACTACACGACGGCGGAGCTGGCAGCCACGACCGACCCGAACGTGGTGTTCAACTTGCGCGCGAAGCTCGACGCCGCTGGCTACTACGATGACTTCGAGGTCGAGCGCGTGGTGGGAGTGGAGCTGAACCCCGGCTCGAAGCAGAGCGACCTCGTGAAGGCCATCGAGCCGGTGCTGGACCGGCTGATGAAGCGCTTCAAGGCCGCGCAGGCGTCCTTCAGGGCCGCGAATGAAAGCTCCGACGCGAAGGCTCGCAAGGACGCCAAGGCGGAGCTGGACGCGCTCGTCCTCTTCAAGTCGGACATGGGCGCGTTCCTGCGGCTCTATACCTTCCTCTCGCAGATCTTCGACTACGGCAGCACCGCTCTTGAGAAGCGGGCCATCTTCTACAAGCGCCTGTTGCCGCTCCTCGAGTTCGGGCGCGAGCGCGAGGACATCGACCTCTCGAAGGTCAAGCTCACGCACTACACCCTGAAGGAGAAGGCCAAGGCCCCGATGCTGCTCGCCGTGGGCGAGAAGCCGACGCTCTACCCGGCGACGGAGGCAGGCGCGGGCAGCGTGCAGGAAAGGGAGCGCGCGCGACTCAATGAGATCATAGAGCGGGTGAACACGCTGTTCGAAGGCGAGTTGTCGGATCAGGACAAGCTCGTCTACGTGAACAATGTCTTGCTGGGGAAGTTGCTGGAGTCCCCCACACTGGCTCAACAGGCCGCGAACAACTCGAAGGAACAATTCGCGAACTCGCCTGACCTCCAGGAGGAGATCATGAGCGCCATCATCGCCGCGCTCGACGCGCATGCGCTGATGAGCAAGCAGGCGTTGGACTCCAAGACGGTCCGGGATGGCATCAAGGACATCCTGCTCAACCATTCGATGCTGTGGGAGGCCCTGCGCGCCAGAGGGGCAAGCGACACGTGA
- a CDS encoding MerR family transcriptional regulator, with the protein MAERTYRIHIAAELSGVRVELIRAWERRYGVLEPERTPSGYRVYTDRDVALLKRLKALTDEGVSISEAAKLVPQLRAELDAAPSPSAEGADARTGAQPESWRAAVMAAAEAYDQPRVVRVLDEVLAALPPLKAFEDVLVPVQREVGERWHAGTLTVAQEHLVTQVVRERLVSLLHGAPRGGRKHAVLACFPEEEHEIGLLGVALRLRHAGVRVTLLGQRVPAEGLGETVARAKPDVVGLSAVTNRGATVFEDVLERIMDALPKGLPLWVGGPAAQAHADICERLGVRLFSHEDDWTRMVG; encoded by the coding sequence ATGGCTGAGCGCACCTATCGCATCCACATCGCCGCGGAGCTGTCAGGGGTCCGCGTGGAGCTCATCCGCGCCTGGGAGCGCCGCTACGGGGTGCTCGAGCCGGAGCGCACGCCCTCGGGCTACCGCGTCTACACCGACCGGGACGTGGCCCTGCTCAAGCGGCTCAAGGCGCTGACGGACGAAGGGGTGTCCATCAGCGAGGCAGCGAAGCTGGTGCCCCAGCTGCGCGCGGAGCTGGACGCGGCGCCGTCCCCGTCCGCCGAGGGCGCCGATGCGCGGACCGGGGCGCAGCCGGAGTCGTGGCGCGCGGCGGTGATGGCCGCGGCCGAGGCGTATGATCAGCCCCGCGTCGTCCGCGTCCTGGACGAGGTGCTGGCGGCGCTGCCGCCCCTGAAGGCCTTCGAGGACGTGCTGGTGCCGGTGCAGCGCGAGGTGGGCGAGCGCTGGCACGCGGGGACGTTGACGGTGGCGCAGGAGCACCTGGTGACGCAGGTGGTGCGCGAGCGGCTGGTGAGCCTGCTGCACGGCGCCCCCCGGGGAGGACGCAAGCACGCGGTGCTGGCGTGCTTCCCGGAGGAGGAGCACGAGATTGGCCTGCTGGGAGTGGCGCTGAGGCTGCGCCACGCGGGCGTGCGGGTGACGCTGCTGGGGCAGCGCGTGCCGGCGGAGGGGCTGGGCGAGACGGTGGCCCGCGCAAAGCCAGACGTGGTGGGTCTGTCGGCGGTGACGAACCGGGGCGCCACGGTGTTCGAGGACGTCCTCGAACGCATCATGGATGCGCTGCCCAAGGGCCTGCCCCTCTGGGTGGGAGGCCCCGCCGCCCAGGCGCACGCGGACATCTGCGAACGCCTGGGCGTGAGGCTCTTCAGTCACGAGGACGACTGGACGCGGATGGTGGGCTGA
- a CDS encoding DUF2019 domain-containing protein has product MKSKDLKVLGTEELIAHFREVSAKHGRLLNARDTRAANKNYRLAAAVRKDLRTRGPDAEKRLLALLTDPEPGTRYWAATAALGFAPSEAERALALLAEPPPTMLSVSAAMTLRAWKDGTLPPEE; this is encoded by the coding sequence ATGAAGTCCAAGGACCTCAAGGTGCTAGGGACAGAAGAGTTGATTGCGCATTTTCGCGAGGTTTCAGCCAAGCACGGGCGCTTACTGAATGCGCGCGACACTCGGGCTGCGAACAAGAACTACCGTCTCGCGGCAGCCGTCAGGAAAGACCTGCGTACCCGTGGACCCGATGCGGAGAAGCGCCTGCTGGCATTGCTGACTGATCCGGAGCCAGGGACGCGGTATTGGGCAGCAACAGCCGCCCTGGGCTTCGCGCCCAGCGAGGCAGAACGTGCACTTGCCCTGTTGGCGGAGCCGCCGCCAACAATGCTGAGTGTGAGTGCGGCAATGACCCTGCGCGCGTGGAAGGACGGAACGCTTCCTCCGGAAGAATAG
- a CDS encoding DUF2019 domain-containing protein, with amino-acid sequence MRFDTLVRLFADNVAAQTDAIWQGDAKAGNRHAKKYISAFEQLRALGNTGREALTVLFSHPRMDVRVMAAAYLLRYRTHEAREVLMEAARGEGLVPFKAGQALKRWEEGTWALDPE; translated from the coding sequence GTGAGGTTCGATACACTTGTCAGGCTATTCGCGGACAACGTCGCCGCCCAGACCGACGCGATCTGGCAGGGCGACGCGAAGGCCGGAAACCGACACGCAAAGAAATACATCTCCGCTTTCGAGCAACTCCGGGCTCTTGGGAATACAGGCCGCGAGGCGCTCACGGTGCTTTTCAGTCATCCCAGGATGGATGTGCGAGTCATGGCTGCGGCCTACCTGCTCCGCTACCGAACGCATGAGGCACGCGAGGTCTTGATGGAGGCAGCCAGGGGCGAAGGACTCGTGCCGTTCAAGGCAGGGCAGGCACTGAAGCGCTGGGAGGAGGGCACCTGGGCACTGGACCCGGAATAG
- a CDS encoding MerR family transcriptional regulator: protein MSLRIRTIARLTGIREATLRAWERRHGFPRPERSENNYRVYSRDEVEAVRRVAKWMEEGLSVSEAIAQVRDEPRTDVPPEARHLERFWAAVMVLDSEGADAALSAAQVGLDAATYCDTVLLPLLREMASRLDVAREHMASALRGAGGAAWMRCPLGGRPRRPGACGRLRMPGREALQSRGRLDADGGLKPLCLIHRWAGAPGSGRGYRRGSFRRWRGGWWES, encoded by the coding sequence ATGAGCTTGCGCATCCGCACCATCGCCCGGCTCACGGGCATCCGCGAGGCCACCCTGCGCGCCTGGGAGCGCCGCCATGGCTTCCCGCGTCCGGAGCGCAGCGAGAACAACTACCGCGTCTATTCACGCGACGAGGTGGAGGCCGTCCGCCGGGTGGCGAAGTGGATGGAGGAGGGCCTCTCGGTGAGCGAGGCCATCGCCCAGGTGCGAGACGAGCCCCGGACGGACGTCCCGCCAGAGGCGCGGCACCTGGAGCGCTTCTGGGCGGCGGTGATGGTGTTGGACTCGGAGGGCGCGGACGCGGCGCTGTCCGCGGCCCAGGTGGGGCTGGACGCGGCCACGTATTGCGACACGGTCCTCCTCCCGCTGCTGCGCGAGATGGCCAGTCGCCTGGACGTGGCGCGCGAGCACATGGCGTCCGCGCTGCGAGGTGCTGGCGGCGCTGCCTGGATGCGCTGCCCTCTGGGTGGGAGGCCCCGCCGCCCAGGCGCATGCGGACGTCTGCGAATGCCTGGGCGTGAGGCTCTTCAGTCACGAGGACGACTGGACGCGGATGGTGGGCTGAAGCCCCTATGCCTCATTCACAGATGGGCGGGAGCGCCTGGATCAGGGCGAGGGTATCGGAGAGGGTCGTTCCGACGGTGGCGGGGAGGGTGGTGGGAGTCGTAA
- a CDS encoding DUF2019 domain-containing protein has protein sequence MGADPEDKHGDRYIAAFDELRARGDEGREALCILLKHPRMDVRATAAAFLLRYRTAEAKAVLEEAAKGEGLVAFGAQQTLKGWEEGVWDLDPE, from the coding sequence GTGGGTGCGGACCCCGAGGACAAGCACGGCGACCGATACATCGCTGCTTTCGATGAACTTCGTGCCCGAGGAGACGAAGGAAGAGAGGCACTCTGCATCCTCTTGAAGCATCCCAGGATGGACGTGAGGGCCACGGCTGCCGCCTTCCTGCTCCGTTACCGCACCGCCGAAGCCAAAGCGGTGTTGGAGGAGGCCGCAAAAGGTGAGGGGCTCGTTGCTTTTGGCGCTCAACAGACATTGAAAGGGTGGGAAGAAGGCGTCTGGGACCTGGATCCCGAATAG